The following proteins come from a genomic window of Azospirillum humicireducens:
- a CDS encoding response regulator — protein sequence MKLLVVEDDPLIGPAVKAVLENAGYTVVGPLRDAAKAARVGARECPDLALVDVNLAGGENGLVLARRLWQENGIPSLLMTGFDHHAAEARSFAMGLLRKPVMPDALVQAIGAVGEILGGLRPSSKPDALEIFHGSAPFTAGLPKVRSA from the coding sequence TTGAAGTTGCTTGTCGTCGAGGACGATCCGCTGATCGGTCCGGCCGTGAAGGCCGTTCTGGAGAATGCGGGCTACACCGTGGTCGGCCCCCTGCGCGATGCCGCCAAGGCCGCGCGGGTCGGTGCCCGCGAGTGTCCCGACCTGGCGCTGGTCGACGTCAATCTCGCCGGTGGGGAGAACGGCCTCGTGCTGGCCCGGCGGCTGTGGCAGGAGAATGGCATTCCGTCGCTGTTGATGACCGGTTTCGATCACCATGCGGCGGAGGCCCGCAGCTTCGCCATGGGTCTGCTGCGCAAGCCGGTGATGCCGGACGCGCTGGTCCAGGCCATCGGCGCCGTCGGGGAAATCCTGGGCGGCCTGCGCCCGTCCTCCAAGCCGGACGCGCTGGAGATCTTCCACGGGTCCGCCCCCTTCACCGCCGGCCTTCCCAAGGTACGCTCGGCCTGA
- a CDS encoding oxepin-CoA hydrolase, alternative type yields the protein MSGQLTVARQGRVMVLTMDDAATKNALGPEMMAAARDALTQAAEDPGVGAIVLTGANGSFCSGGNLGRLLGNAKADPEVTRASLERFHGWTRAMRACPKPVIAAVEGAAAGAGFSVALGCDLIVAAEDAVFTLAYVKVGLNPDGGASAFLARAATPQLAAEIMFEGGRIGAARLAQLAIVNRVVAPGTALAEAMAWAERLAEGPTLAIGRAKRLIESGFGAPDDQLDREAAFFVEALHGAEAAEGITAFFEKRAPIYPRG from the coding sequence ATGAGCGGACAATTGACCGTCGCGCGCCAGGGCCGCGTGATGGTGCTGACCATGGACGACGCGGCCACCAAGAACGCGCTGGGGCCGGAGATGATGGCCGCCGCCCGCGACGCGCTGACTCAGGCGGCCGAGGATCCGGGCGTGGGCGCCATCGTCCTGACCGGGGCCAACGGCAGCTTCTGTTCCGGCGGCAATTTGGGCCGGCTGCTCGGCAACGCCAAGGCCGATCCCGAAGTCACCCGTGCCAGCCTGGAGCGCTTCCATGGCTGGACCCGCGCCATGCGCGCCTGCCCCAAGCCGGTGATCGCCGCCGTCGAGGGGGCCGCCGCAGGGGCGGGCTTCTCCGTGGCATTGGGGTGCGACCTGATCGTTGCGGCGGAGGATGCGGTGTTCACCCTGGCCTATGTGAAGGTTGGCCTCAACCCGGACGGCGGGGCGTCGGCCTTTCTCGCCCGCGCCGCGACGCCGCAGTTGGCGGCAGAGATCATGTTCGAGGGCGGCAGGATCGGCGCGGCGCGGCTGGCGCAGCTCGCCATCGTCAACCGGGTGGTGGCGCCCGGCACCGCTCTCGCCGAGGCGATGGCCTGGGCAGAGCGGCTGGCCGAGGGGCCGACGCTGGCCATCGGCAGGGCCAAGCGGCTGATCGAGAGTGGCTTCGGCGCACCTGACGACCAGCTCGACCGCGAGGCCGCCTTCTTCGTCGAGGCGCTGCATGGGGCGGAGGCGGCGGAGGGCATCACCGCCTTCTTCGAAAAGCGGGCGCCCATTTATCCCCGCGGCTGA
- a CDS encoding PaaI family thioesterase produces the protein MDELGMDDLLNGEPESGFQRLLGYALSRWEEGEAELTMAIGERHLNRAGVVHGGVLATLLDTVSGFSATYCPFPGRVRRVVTLSLSTSFLGQARTGTLVATGRLRGGGRKIVGIAAEIRHGDTGALIATSEGMFKYRPGSENREGTEL, from the coding sequence ATGGACGAACTGGGTATGGACGATCTGCTGAACGGGGAGCCGGAATCGGGATTCCAGCGCCTGCTGGGCTACGCCTTGAGTCGCTGGGAGGAGGGGGAGGCGGAGCTGACGATGGCCATCGGCGAGCGCCACCTGAACCGGGCCGGGGTGGTGCATGGCGGGGTTCTGGCGACGCTTCTGGACACGGTTTCCGGATTCTCGGCAACATACTGTCCCTTTCCCGGCCGGGTGCGGCGGGTGGTGACGCTGTCGCTGTCGACGAGCTTCCTGGGGCAGGCGCGCACCGGTACGCTGGTCGCCACCGGCCGGCTGCGCGGCGGCGGGCGCAAGATCGTCGGCATCGCGGCGGAGATCCGCCACGGCGATACCGGCGCCCTGATCGCCACGTCGGAAGGCATGTTCAAATACCGGCCGGGCAGCGAGAACCGGGAGGGAACCGAGCTATGA
- a CDS encoding ABC transporter ATP-binding protein, with amino-acid sequence MTNALDILTLRAGYGAINVLWDVSLSVETGKTTVIVGPNGAGKTTLLRAIMGLVPATSGDIRVDGQSRKAMKTWDRVADGLVMIPEGRMIFPDMTVEDNLMMGAFPPGCRREWKRNKAMVMDMFPRLAERRGQIAGTLSGGEAQMLAIGRGLMEQPRVCLIDEPSLGLAPVVVDEIFRILARLRAEGLTILLVEQNTSRALKIADHVHLMQSGKVVLSERGDRVDLERLHALYFAHETAA; translated from the coding sequence ATGACCAACGCGCTCGATATCCTGACGCTTCGGGCCGGCTATGGCGCGATCAACGTGCTGTGGGACGTGTCCCTGTCGGTGGAGACCGGCAAGACCACGGTGATCGTCGGCCCGAACGGTGCCGGCAAAACGACGCTGCTGCGCGCCATCATGGGGCTGGTGCCCGCCACCTCCGGCGACATCCGCGTCGACGGCCAGAGCCGCAAGGCGATGAAGACCTGGGACCGGGTGGCCGACGGGCTGGTGATGATCCCCGAAGGCCGGATGATCTTCCCCGACATGACGGTGGAGGACAACCTGATGATGGGCGCCTTCCCACCCGGCTGCCGCAGGGAGTGGAAGCGCAACAAGGCGATGGTCATGGACATGTTCCCCCGTCTGGCCGAACGGCGCGGCCAGATCGCCGGCACCCTGTCGGGCGGCGAAGCGCAGATGCTCGCCATCGGCCGCGGCCTGATGGAGCAGCCCCGCGTCTGCCTGATCGACGAGCCGTCTCTCGGCCTCGCCCCCGTTGTGGTGGACGAGATCTTCCGCATCCTAGCCCGGCTGCGGGCGGAAGGGCTGACCATCCTGCTGGTGGAGCAGAACACCAGCCGCGCGCTGAAGATCGCCGACCATGTCCATCTGATGCAGTCGGGCAAGGTCGTGCTGTCCGAACGCGGCGACCGGGTGGACCTGGAGCGCCTGCACGCGCTTTACTTCGCGCACGAAACAGCCGCGTGA
- a CDS encoding ABC transporter ATP-binding protein — protein sequence MLTLDGVQVNFGGVQALKSASFSIAEGESIGLVGPNGAGKTTLFNVISGVVRPTAGRLDFRGTSLLKLPEWKRARLGIGRSFQIPRPFGHCTVRENLLVAQRFGAGKKDPKRIDEILDILNLRDKADRDATTELALTEHKALEVGKALATEPSLLLLDEVLAGLETSGKRAFMERLAAVRDRYRLAMVIIEHDIATIAALCPRVLVLNFGQIIADGSPDAVFRDPEVIRSYTGETTLAEAS from the coding sequence ATGCTCACGCTTGACGGCGTCCAGGTCAATTTCGGCGGGGTGCAGGCGCTGAAGAGTGCCAGCTTCTCCATTGCGGAGGGCGAGAGCATCGGACTGGTCGGCCCCAACGGCGCCGGCAAGACCACGCTGTTCAACGTCATTTCCGGCGTGGTGCGCCCCACCGCCGGGCGGCTGGACTTCCGCGGCACCTCGCTCTTGAAGCTGCCGGAATGGAAGCGGGCGCGGCTCGGCATCGGCCGCAGTTTTCAAATCCCGCGCCCCTTCGGCCACTGCACGGTGCGGGAGAATCTGCTGGTCGCCCAGCGTTTCGGCGCCGGGAAGAAGGACCCCAAGCGGATCGACGAGATCCTCGACATCCTGAACCTGCGCGACAAGGCCGACCGCGACGCCACCACCGAACTGGCCCTGACCGAGCACAAGGCGCTGGAGGTCGGCAAGGCGCTGGCGACCGAGCCCAGCCTGCTTCTGCTGGACGAGGTGCTGGCCGGGCTGGAGACCAGCGGCAAGCGCGCCTTCATGGAACGGTTGGCGGCGGTGCGCGACCGCTACCGCCTCGCCATGGTCATCATCGAACATGACATCGCCACCATCGCCGCGCTCTGCCCGCGGGTGCTGGTGCTGAATTTCGGCCAGATCATCGCCGACGGCTCTCCGGATGCGGTGTTCCGCGACCCGGAGGTGATCCGCAGCTACACCGGCGAAACCACGCTTGCGGAGGCGTCATGA
- a CDS encoding branched-chain amino acid ABC transporter permease, whose amino-acid sequence MSNSLMNRLFLIVALAVAYVGVPLVFGGNAYVLGLIVAALTIAGVAVAWALLGNLGGMVSFGHAAFFGVGSYTSAVLAMKLGVPVTASMLLGGVGAAVSSIAMLPALRLRGPYFALAILAYAHIFQILATEMTPITGGAGGLLSIPRFPTVLGFDFGDKTGGYLIVLTIVVLAAFAYDAIRRSTWGLALKAMHDTEVATRVVGVPSTHLKAAMLVLSAFITGVVGAFNAHFISFLDPDYAFSSGWTVLPIAAAIFGGYRTVWGPVVGALAIYLVDQLLFKPILPHGHQMILGVLLCAMILFSPGGLMPALSRRPAKENRHAHA is encoded by the coding sequence CTATGTGCTGGGGCTGATCGTGGCGGCGCTGACCATCGCCGGAGTGGCGGTGGCCTGGGCGCTGCTGGGCAATCTCGGCGGCATGGTCAGCTTTGGGCACGCCGCCTTCTTCGGGGTGGGGTCCTACACCTCCGCCGTGCTGGCGATGAAGCTGGGGGTGCCGGTCACAGCATCCATGCTGCTGGGCGGGGTGGGGGCGGCGGTGTCCTCCATCGCCATGCTGCCGGCGCTGCGGCTGCGCGGCCCCTATTTCGCCCTCGCCATCCTGGCCTATGCCCACATCTTCCAGATTCTGGCGACGGAGATGACCCCCATCACCGGCGGGGCCGGCGGTCTGCTGTCGATCCCGCGCTTTCCCACCGTGCTGGGCTTCGATTTCGGCGACAAGACCGGCGGCTACCTGATCGTCCTGACCATCGTCGTGCTGGCGGCCTTCGCCTATGACGCCATCCGGCGCAGCACCTGGGGCCTTGCCCTGAAGGCGATGCACGATACGGAGGTGGCGACCCGCGTCGTCGGCGTGCCCAGCACCCACCTGAAGGCGGCGATGCTGGTGCTGTCGGCCTTCATCACCGGGGTGGTCGGCGCCTTCAACGCCCATTTCATCAGCTTCCTCGATCCCGACTACGCCTTTTCCAGCGGATGGACCGTGCTGCCCATCGCCGCGGCGATCTTCGGCGGCTACCGCACGGTGTGGGGGCCGGTGGTGGGGGCGTTGGCGATCTATCTGGTCGACCAGCTGCTGTTCAAGCCGATCCTGCCGCACGGCCACCAGATGATCCTCGGCGTCCTGCTCTGCGCCATGATCCTGTTCAGCCCCGGCGGACTGATGCCGGCGCTCAGCCGCCGCCCGGCGAAGGAGAACCGCCATGCTCACGCTTGA